A genomic segment from Bradyrhizobium sp. ISRA430 encodes:
- a CDS encoding HAMP domain-containing sensor histidine kinase has translation MRSLRFRLLALWIMLVVSGIATGYLLFESFQQTANARLARSEELVARACRDLADRYQFFVAGWSGGPIDDRLKGELTGVTQTALAGAAGVEGGIWQADAGSLAYAFPTYEGTGPKTDLPAAEQYTIREVNSEALRSGRPASIQQAGRSQVLIVHACPLRGPLQGATGWTMTRVFTAQGPAYTQLLAGLMLLALTIFGSALWLARLLYTWSRNIALIESELDHRRDGLVDLPKLARTGTPELDRLVDALNATGERLSLERRRAASAERLAALGRLSAGLAHEIRNPIAAMRLKAENALAVADGSRSNAALSTILQQVDRLDLLLRDLLDMTQVHEPKLTDVDLASFIQRTLDAHRELAAAKDLIITAGTEGACRELPRFDPFQMQRALDNLILNAIQNCPPGGIVAVDARRRDGSLVLRVADTGAGISAELREHLFEPFVTGRPDGTGLGLAIVREIARNHDGEARLVPAPRGATFEIEVPWRSS, from the coding sequence ATGCGCTCTCTTCGTTTCCGACTGCTGGCTCTGTGGATCATGCTGGTCGTCTCCGGCATTGCGACCGGTTACCTGCTGTTCGAGTCATTTCAGCAGACCGCCAATGCGCGCCTGGCGCGGTCCGAGGAACTCGTCGCCCGCGCCTGCCGCGATCTCGCCGACCGCTATCAATTCTTCGTCGCGGGCTGGTCTGGCGGGCCGATCGACGATCGGCTCAAAGGCGAGCTGACCGGTGTGACCCAGACCGCTCTCGCCGGCGCGGCCGGTGTGGAAGGCGGAATCTGGCAAGCCGACGCCGGCTCGCTTGCCTACGCATTTCCGACCTACGAAGGGACCGGCCCGAAGACCGATCTGCCGGCAGCCGAGCAGTACACCATTCGCGAGGTCAACTCCGAGGCCTTGCGCTCCGGGCGCCCCGCATCGATCCAGCAAGCCGGCCGATCCCAGGTCCTCATCGTGCATGCGTGCCCGCTGCGCGGCCCGTTGCAAGGCGCCACCGGCTGGACCATGACGCGGGTCTTCACCGCGCAGGGACCCGCATACACGCAATTGCTGGCTGGCCTCATGCTTCTGGCCCTGACGATCTTCGGATCGGCCCTCTGGCTCGCCCGACTGCTCTACACGTGGTCGCGCAACATCGCGCTGATCGAGAGCGAGCTTGACCACCGGCGGGACGGTCTGGTCGACCTGCCGAAGCTGGCGCGTACCGGCACGCCCGAGCTCGATCGGCTGGTGGATGCCTTGAATGCGACCGGCGAGCGTCTCTCGCTCGAGCGCCGGCGCGCCGCGAGCGCCGAGCGGCTCGCCGCGCTCGGCCGCCTATCGGCCGGCCTTGCGCATGAAATTCGCAATCCGATCGCAGCAATGCGCTTGAAGGCCGAGAACGCGCTCGCCGTCGCTGACGGCTCACGCAGCAACGCGGCTCTCAGCACCATCCTGCAACAGGTTGACCGGCTCGATCTTCTGTTGCGGGATTTGCTGGATATGACCCAGGTGCACGAGCCGAAGCTCACGGACGTCGATCTTGCGTCCTTCATCCAAAGGACGTTGGACGCCCATCGCGAGCTCGCGGCCGCCAAGGACCTGATCATAACGGCGGGAACAGAAGGCGCGTGCCGGGAGTTGCCACGGTTCGACCCCTTCCAGATGCAGCGCGCGTTGGACAATCTGATCCTCAACGCCATCCAGAACTGCCCGCCCGGAGGCATCGTGGCGGTCGACGCCCGCCGCCGGGATGGCAGCCTGGTGCTGCGGGTTGCCGATACCGGTGCCGGCATTTCCGCCGAGCTGCGCGAACACCTGTTCGAACCGTTCGTCACCGGACGGCCGGACGGCACCGGGCTCGGTCTTGCCATCGTGCGCGAGATCGCGCGAAATCATGACGGCGAAGCACGGCTCGTGCCGGCCCCACGCGGCGCGACGTTCGAGATCGAGGTGCCATGGCGATCATCCTGA
- a CDS encoding EamA family transporter, whose product MKPALLSAWQTWAFLSACFAALTAIFAKVGVENINPDLATFIRTIVVLLAFSVLLFLTSQFAVPSAISSKTWLFLVLSGLATGASWLCYFRALKLGPATLVAPIDKLSVVLVALFAFAFLGERPTSQGWLGIAMIGASAVLLAIKF is encoded by the coding sequence GTGAAACCCGCCCTCCTCTCCGCCTGGCAGACCTGGGCGTTTCTGTCGGCCTGCTTTGCCGCGTTGACCGCGATCTTTGCCAAAGTCGGCGTCGAGAACATCAATCCGGATCTGGCGACCTTCATCCGCACCATCGTGGTGCTGCTCGCCTTCTCCGTGCTGCTGTTCCTCACCAGCCAGTTTGCCGTGCCCTCGGCGATCTCGTCGAAGACCTGGCTATTCCTGGTGCTGTCGGGACTTGCGACCGGCGCGTCCTGGCTCTGCTATTTCCGTGCGCTGAAGCTCGGTCCCGCGACGCTGGTGGCGCCGATCGACAAACTCAGCGTCGTCCTGGTTGCCCTCTTCGCCTTCGCCTTTCTCGGCGAGCGCCCGACCTCGCAGGGCTGGCTCGGCATCGCCATGATCGGCGCCAGCGCGGTGCTGCTGGCGATAAAATTTTGA